A genomic stretch from Hymenobacter psoromatis includes:
- a CDS encoding glycosyl transferase, which yields MVKFDTLSIIIPVYNEARTIHQILDLLRELELVNGIRKEIILVNDCSTDASADTIRAYAARYPALGLRLLEHRVNQGKGAALHTGIREATGDYVIIQDADLEYDPEEYNLLVKPVLRGFADVVFGSRFMGGNPHRILFFWHSIGNSILTFLSNMCTDLNLTDMETCYKLFRRDIIQGLNLVENRFGFEPEVTAKMARVPNIRVYEVGISYYGRTYAEGKKIGWRDGFRAIYCILKYGLLNG from the coding sequence TTGGTAAAATTCGACACGCTCTCCATCATCATCCCCGTCTATAATGAGGCCCGCACCATTCACCAGATTCTGGACCTGCTGCGCGAGCTGGAATTGGTTAATGGCATTCGGAAGGAAATTATTCTGGTCAACGACTGCTCGACCGATGCTTCGGCCGACACCATTCGGGCCTACGCCGCCCGCTACCCCGCCCTGGGCCTGCGCCTGCTGGAGCACCGGGTGAACCAGGGTAAGGGCGCGGCCCTGCACACGGGCATCCGCGAGGCTACCGGCGACTACGTTATCATTCAGGATGCCGACCTCGAATATGACCCCGAAGAATATAACTTGCTGGTAAAGCCCGTGTTGCGAGGCTTTGCCGATGTGGTGTTCGGCTCGCGCTTTATGGGCGGCAACCCGCACCGCATCCTGTTTTTTTGGCACAGCATCGGCAATAGTATCCTCACGTTCCTGTCCAACATGTGCACCGACCTGAACCTGACCGACATGGAGACGTGCTACAAGCTCTTCCGGCGCGACATCATTCAGGGCCTGAACCTAGTCGAAAACCGCTTCGGCTTCGAGCCCGAAGTGACGGCCAAAATGGCGCGCGTGCCCAACATCCGGGTCTATGAGGTGGGCATCAGCTACTACGGCCGCACCTACGCCGAAGGCAAGAAAATCGGCTGGCGCGACGGCTTCCGCGCCATCTACTGCATCCTTAAATATGGCTTGCTGAACGGCTAG